From Caminibacter mediatlanticus TB-2, the proteins below share one genomic window:
- a CDS encoding 4Fe-4S dicluster domain-containing protein: MQINKKNKFVIANPEKCIGCATCMAACFESAYERGKLATPRLIVTRGMYGVMPNQCRQCDDAPCANVCPVGALRFGEDEIELYEEICIGCKLCSIACPFGAIRPAAEAMPSVDYRLEPEKIPTLESAIGLKTIAVKCDLCKGREGGPACVEVCPTDALVFFEPKKQDQLVMNKATEAVDALVQCIKA, translated from the coding sequence ATGCAAATTAATAAAAAAAATAAATTTGTAATTGCAAATCCAGAAAAATGTATAGGTTGTGCAACATGTATGGCGGCGTGTTTTGAATCAGCATATGAGAGGGGTAAACTTGCTACTCCTCGTTTGATTGTTACAAGAGGGATGTATGGAGTTATGCCAAATCAATGTAGACAGTGTGATGATGCTCCATGTGCAAATGTTTGTCCTGTGGGAGCTTTAAGATTTGGAGAAGATGAAATTGAACTTTATGAAGAAATATGTATTGGATGTAAATTATGCTCAATTGCATGTCCATTTGGAGCAATAAGACCAGCAGCAGAAGCAATGCCAAGTGTGGATTATAGATTAGAACCTGAAAAAATTCCTACACTTGAAAGTGCAATAGGTTTAAAAACAATAGCAGTTAAATGTGATTTGTGTAAAGGAAGAGAAGGGGGACCAGCGTGTGTTGAGGTATGTCCTACTGATGCATTAGTATTTTTTGAACCTAAAAAACAAGACCAATTAGTAATGAATAAAGCAACTGAAGCTGTTGATGCATTAGTTCAATGCATTAAAGCATAA
- the fdhF gene encoding formate dehydrogenase subunit alpha, with translation MTKYQTVCPYCGTGCNIDLYVENGRIVEAKPTPNHPVNDGELCLKGWYGWEYVHSPKRLTKPLIRKKDGKFSKDGKLEEASWEEAYNLVASKIKESVEKYGPNSIFGFSSARCLNEDNYVFQKFFRALGTNNIDHCARLUHGPTVAGLAKTLGSGTMTNDLAEFATDTDVFLLIGTNTSECHPIIAMQIQRGLERGAKLIVIDPRGIDMAKKADVYIPVPVGRNIPVINAMIYHIIKNELYDKEFVEKYSKGFEYLKKSVEEFTPERVAKEYDLNAEDIKKAAELYAKGNPSAICYTMGVTQFSYGTYQVFQMSNLAILTGNLGVKGGGVNPLRGQNNVQGAGDMGALPNTLTGGPLTNDEYRKHVESVWGFKINPNPGWTLTEVPHKMEEGLIKCLYIFGENPVMSDPWTDHFLEALCHVDFIVVQDIFLTETAQRADVVLPAACWSEKEGTFNNTSRRVQYLSAAVTPPANLEPDWKVICNVANRIGLKGFDFLRAEEIWNEVRKVCPSKFGGISYERIKKLNGINWPCPDEEHPGTPYLYADKKSMLPDGKFVLVPVGFSEDGDRDILEEEFRKKIGAPDDYLVGVGVPSEKPNEVYPCMFTTGRKVYHYHTGTMTRECKPLEMGADIMGATIEISQDIADERGIETGDYVKVWNKRGLIAAKAVVRPDMRYGTIFTTFHYAEADGNELVPPEPLDKLAKTPPLKMSIANIQKISEEEFLKIRKELLQQMEAEYAKCVRS, from the coding sequence ATGACTAAATATCAAACTGTCTGTCCTTATTGTGGGACTGGTTGTAATATAGATTTGTATGTAGAAAATGGAAGGATAGTTGAAGCTAAACCAACACCAAATCATCCTGTAAATGATGGAGAGTTGTGTTTAAAAGGTTGGTATGGATGGGAATATGTTCACTCTCCAAAAAGACTTACAAAACCTCTAATTAGAAAAAAAGATGGTAAATTTTCAAAAGATGGAAAACTTGAAGAAGCAAGTTGGGAGGAAGCATATAACTTAGTTGCTTCAAAAATTAAAGAATCTGTTGAAAAATATGGTCCAAATTCAATTTTTGGATTTTCATCTGCAAGATGTTTAAATGAAGATAATTATGTTTTTCAAAAATTTTTTAGAGCCTTAGGTACAAATAATATAGACCATTGTGCTCGTTTATGACATGGTCCAACAGTAGCCGGTCTGGCTAAAACACTTGGTAGTGGGACTATGACAAATGACTTAGCAGAATTTGCAACTGATACTGATGTATTTTTACTTATTGGGACAAATACGAGTGAGTGTCATCCTATTATTGCAATGCAAATTCAAAGAGGACTTGAAAGAGGAGCAAAACTAATTGTAATTGACCCTCGTGGAATTGATATGGCTAAAAAAGCTGATGTTTATATTCCTGTACCTGTTGGAAGGAATATTCCTGTAATTAATGCAATGATTTATCATATTATTAAAAACGAACTTTATGATAAAGAATTTGTCGAAAAATACTCAAAAGGATTTGAATATCTTAAAAAATCAGTTGAAGAATTTACACCTGAGAGAGTTGCAAAAGAGTATGATTTAAATGCAGAGGATATTAAAAAAGCAGCAGAACTTTATGCAAAAGGAAATCCATCTGCAATTTGTTATACAATGGGTGTAACTCAATTTAGTTATGGAACTTATCAAGTATTTCAAATGTCAAATTTAGCAATTCTTACAGGAAACCTTGGAGTAAAAGGTGGAGGAGTTAATCCACTTAGAGGTCAAAATAATGTCCAAGGTGCAGGTGATATGGGAGCACTTCCAAATACACTTACAGGAGGACCTCTTACAAATGATGAGTATAGAAAACATGTTGAGAGTGTTTGGGGCTTTAAAATTAATCCAAATCCTGGATGGACATTAACAGAAGTTCCTCATAAAATGGAAGAGGGTCTTATTAAATGTTTATACATTTTTGGAGAAAATCCTGTTATGTCAGACCCATGGACAGATCATTTCTTAGAAGCATTATGTCATGTTGATTTTATTGTAGTTCAAGATATTTTCTTAACAGAAACTGCTCAAAGAGCAGATGTAGTATTGCCTGCTGCTTGTTGGAGTGAAAAAGAAGGTACATTTAATAATACTTCAAGAAGAGTCCAATACCTATCAGCTGCAGTAACACCACCTGCTAATTTAGAACCAGATTGGAAAGTTATTTGTAATGTTGCAAATAGAATTGGGCTTAAAGGATTTGATTTTCTAAGGGCTGAGGAGATTTGGAATGAAGTAAGAAAAGTTTGTCCTTCAAAATTTGGTGGTATAAGTTATGAAAGAATAAAAAAACTTAATGGAATAAATTGGCCATGCCCTGATGAAGAACATCCAGGAACTCCTTATTTATATGCAGATAAAAAATCAATGCTTCCAGATGGAAAATTTGTATTAGTACCAGTTGGATTTAGTGAGGATGGAGATAGAGATATTTTAGAAGAAGAATTTAGAAAAAAAATTGGAGCACCAGATGATTATTTAGTTGGAGTTGGTGTTCCAAGTGAAAAACCAAATGAAGTTTATCCTTGTATGTTTACAACAGGAAGAAAAGTTTATCACTATCATACAGGTACAATGACAAGAGAGTGTAAGCCTCTTGAAATGGGTGCTGATATTATGGGAGCTACTATTGAAATTTCTCAAGATATTGCTGATGAGAGAGGTATTGAGACAGGTGATTATGTAAAAGTATGGAATAAAAGAGGACTTATTGCAGCAAAAGCAGTTGTTAGACCTGATATGAGATATGGAACAATATTTACAACATTCCATTATGCAGAAGCAGATGGTAACGAGCTTGTTCCACCAGAACCACTTGATAAGTTAGCAAAAACGCCGCCTCTTAAAATGTCAATTGCTAATATTCAAAAAATTAGTGAAGAAGAGTTTTTAAAAATTAGAAAAGAGCTTCTACAACAAATGGAAGCTGAATATGCTAAGTGTGTAAGGAGTTAG
- a CDS encoding Crp/Fnr family transcriptional regulator: MRKSCRLKITSFPIEKIVNKEDLQKFPKINFKKGEIYYPEDIKLLLIEKGEAKVIFVHSDKEFILYYLKEGNFYVMHPQTYLEFKKDSTIYLLDPNQFNELYQNKDFANAILNSFTKIMMLEKEIIKELAFYECEQRIANFLLNITKNCIKDQNDNYILKKKLTVTEISNFIGVRRQTASKIFNQFIEEGIIEKKRGDLIIKNIKKLKEIVKS, translated from the coding sequence ATGAGAAAAAGTTGTAGATTAAAAATAACATCATTTCCTATTGAAAAAATTGTAAATAAAGAAGACCTTCAAAAATTTCCTAAAATAAATTTTAAAAAAGGAGAAATTTACTATCCAGAAGATATAAAATTACTTCTTATTGAAAAAGGAGAAGCAAAAGTTATTTTTGTTCATTCAGATAAAGAGTTTATTTTGTATTATTTAAAAGAAGGAAATTTTTATGTTATGCATCCTCAAACTTATTTAGAATTTAAAAAAGATTCAACTATCTATTTATTAGACCCAAATCAATTTAACGAATTATATCAAAATAAAGACTTTGCTAATGCAATACTTAATAGTTTTACTAAAATAATGATGCTTGAAAAAGAAATAATTAAAGAACTCGCCTTTTATGAATGCGAACAAAGAATTGCAAATTTTTTGTTAAACATTACTAAAAATTGCATAAAAGACCAAAATGATAATTATATTTTAAAAAAGAAATTAACAGTTACTGAAATATCCAATTTTATTGGAGTAAGAAGACAAACAGCTTCAAAAATTTTTAATCAATTTATTGAAGAAGGGATAATTGAAAAAAAAAGAGGAGATTTAATTATTAAAAATATAAAAAAACTTAAAGAGATTGTAAAAAGTTAG
- the selA gene encoding L-seryl-tRNA(Sec) selenium transferase: MELFRKIPKVDKILSKLNYPKKVAIPIINKHLNKLRENIKNGVIKEIDEDNLIKEIELEIKKAFSPSMLNIINATGVIIHTNLGRSLIDEEIFEKAKQLSTRYSNLEYNLEKSKRGDRYTHASKFLRLLFGCEDALIVNNNAAAVFLILNTFAKDKEVIVSRGELVEIGGSFRIPEVMKASGAKLIEVGTTNKTKIQDYKEAITENTSMLMKVHKSNYTIEGFSEEASLEEIVNLAKDNNLLDYYDLGSAYLPPLPYNLGKNEPSIFDIMKKNPSLVSFSGDKLFGSVQAGIILGKKELIAKLKKNQILRMFRVDKITLSIIEATALEYLKENYEKIPTLKLLYQNEEKLIKKAKKIIELSGKDLEIKKTFTYVGGGTMPNKKIPSIAIVLNGNPTKLEKYFRENLIIGRIENEKFLLDVRTILEDEFEKVAKVIRSLD, translated from the coding sequence ATGGAATTATTTAGAAAAATTCCAAAAGTAGATAAAATACTTAGTAAATTAAATTATCCTAAAAAAGTTGCTATTCCTATTATTAATAAACACTTAAATAAACTAAGAGAAAATATAAAAAATGGAGTTATAAAAGAAATAGATGAAGATAATTTAATAAAAGAAATCGAATTAGAGATAAAAAAAGCTTTTTCTCCTTCTATGCTTAATATTATAAATGCAACAGGAGTTATAATTCATACAAACCTTGGAAGAAGTTTAATTGATGAAGAAATTTTTGAAAAAGCAAAACAACTTTCAACTCGATACTCAAATTTAGAATATAATTTAGAAAAAAGCAAAAGAGGAGATAGATACACTCACGCAAGTAAATTTTTAAGACTTCTTTTTGGATGTGAAGATGCATTAATTGTAAATAATAATGCAGCAGCTGTGTTTTTAATTTTGAATACTTTTGCAAAAGATAAAGAAGTAATAGTTTCAAGAGGAGAATTAGTAGAAATTGGAGGAAGTTTTAGAATCCCAGAAGTTATGAAAGCAAGTGGAGCTAAATTAATTGAAGTTGGAACTACTAATAAAACAAAAATACAAGATTACAAAGAAGCAATAACTGAAAATACCTCTATGCTTATGAAAGTTCATAAATCAAACTATACAATTGAAGGATTTAGTGAAGAAGCAAGTTTAGAAGAGATTGTTAATTTAGCAAAAGACAATAATCTACTTGATTATTACGACCTTGGAAGTGCTTATTTACCTCCTCTTCCATACAATTTAGGAAAAAATGAACCATCAATTTTTGATATAATGAAAAAAAATCCAAGTTTAGTTAGTTTTAGTGGGGATAAACTTTTTGGAAGTGTTCAAGCTGGTATTATTTTAGGAAAAAAAGAGTTAATTGCAAAACTTAAAAAAAATCAAATTTTAAGAATGTTTAGAGTTGATAAAATCACTTTATCAATTATTGAGGCTACGGCATTAGAATATTTAAAAGAAAATTATGAAAAGATACCTACCCTAAAACTTTTATATCAAAATGAAGAAAAGTTAATTAAAAAGGCAAAAAAGATTATTGAATTATCAGGTAAAGATTTAGAGATTAAAAAAACATTTACATATGTTGGTGGTGGGACTATGCCAAATAAAAAAATCCCATCAATTGCAATAGTATTAAATGGAAATCCTACAAAACTTGAAAAATATTTTAGAGAAAACCTAATAATAGGAAGAATTGAAAATGAAAAGTTTCTTTTAGATGTTAGGACAATTTTAGAAGATGAATTTGAAAAAGTAGCAAAAGTTATAAGGAGTTTAGATTGA
- the selB gene encoding selenocysteine-specific translation elongation factor, with protein sequence MRNIIIGTAGHVDHGKTSLIEAMTGYNGDELEEEKERGITIDLSFTNMKKGDVNVAFIDVPGHEKLVKNMISGAFGFDATLFAIDTNEGIMPQTIEHLEVLDILKVKNIIVALTKKDLATPELIEKRKKEIKELISKFKNLKLLEIFPTSIKDKESIDKLKDYLFNLPPREITHSKFFRYYVDRVFSLKGIGTVVTGTVLSGKVKLKDKIYINETKTLTNVKNLQVHGENVSEAYTHQRVAINLNIPHTEIKKGYLLSTKGYLRGFNRIDVYVHPVEGKELFHNMEILFISGAKRVRGKLLFIDKEKGLATIKLDENVFLVYKDPFVILHQGRVYGGGEVLNPINDPIKKKKKKIYLEHLKEGDLLKVFEFLVSQHKKGFGLLQGYQRFNISPNEALEIAKNLKNAIVDEENFNLYHIDVIDEIKKIIKDIYEKNRLAFISPSSLSSQLKWASEYLTKLVLDEFVKEGYLQKEGNIYKRKDLGNVNILSSVEQRLYSILDNEGLMPEAPYNLYTRLNIDRKVGDNALKKLTSAKKVVRLSHNLFVTSKNLTIAINKMKDIIKKRGYIDVKVFKEEMPMSRKYIIAYLDYLDNLGDIIKKDNKRYLKT encoded by the coding sequence TTGAGAAACATAATTATTGGGACTGCTGGACATGTAGACCATGGTAAAACTTCACTAATTGAAGCTATGACAGGATATAATGGAGATGAATTAGAAGAAGAAAAAGAAAGAGGAATTACGATTGATTTGAGTTTTACTAATATGAAAAAGGGGGATGTAAATGTAGCTTTTATCGATGTACCAGGTCATGAAAAGTTAGTTAAAAATATGATTAGTGGAGCTTTTGGATTTGATGCAACTCTATTTGCAATAGACACAAATGAAGGAATAATGCCCCAAACAATTGAACATTTAGAAGTTTTAGATATTCTAAAAGTTAAAAATATCATTGTAGCTCTTACAAAAAAAGATTTAGCTACACCTGAACTTATAGAAAAAAGAAAAAAAGAGATTAAAGAATTAATTTCTAAATTTAAAAATCTAAAACTTCTTGAAATTTTCCCTACTTCCATAAAAGATAAAGAATCTATTGATAAACTAAAAGATTATCTATTTAATCTACCACCAAGAGAAATAACTCATTCAAAATTTTTTAGATACTATGTAGATAGAGTATTTAGTCTAAAAGGAATTGGGACAGTTGTAACAGGGACAGTTTTAAGTGGAAAAGTAAAACTTAAAGATAAAATATATATAAATGAGACAAAAACTTTAACAAATGTAAAAAACTTACAAGTCCATGGAGAAAATGTAAGTGAAGCTTATACCCACCAAAGAGTTGCAATAAATTTAAATATTCCACACACAGAAATAAAAAAAGGTTATTTACTCTCAACTAAGGGATATTTAAGAGGATTTAATCGAATTGATGTATATGTGCATCCAGTGGAAGGAAAAGAATTATTTCATAATATGGAAATTTTATTTATTAGTGGTGCAAAAAGAGTTAGAGGAAAATTACTTTTTATAGATAAAGAAAAAGGACTTGCAACCATAAAACTTGATGAAAATGTATTTTTAGTTTACAAAGACCCTTTTGTAATTTTGCATCAAGGAAGAGTATATGGTGGAGGAGAAGTTTTAAATCCAATAAATGACCCTATTAAAAAGAAAAAGAAAAAAATCTATTTAGAACATCTAAAAGAAGGAGATTTATTAAAAGTATTTGAATTTTTAGTATCTCAACACAAAAAAGGATTTGGTCTACTTCAAGGCTATCAAAGATTTAACATCTCACCTAATGAAGCATTAGAAATTGCTAAAAACTTAAAAAATGCAATTGTTGATGAAGAAAATTTTAATTTATATCATATTGATGTAATCGATGAAATAAAAAAAATTATTAAAGATATTTATGAAAAAAATAGACTTGCTTTTATTTCACCCTCTTCTTTATCTTCACAACTTAAATGGGCAAGTGAATATTTAACAAAACTTGTTTTAGATGAATTTGTAAAAGAAGGATATCTGCAAAAAGAAGGAAACATATATAAAAGAAAAGATTTAGGAAATGTAAATATATTAAGCTCAGTTGAACAAAGACTCTATTCAATACTTGATAACGAAGGTTTAATGCCAGAGGCACCATATAACTTATATACAAGATTAAATATTGATAGAAAAGTTGGAGATAATGCCCTAAAAAAATTAACTTCTGCAAAAAAAGTAGTAAGACTATCTCATAATCTATTTGTAACTTCTAAAAATTTAACTATTGCAATTAATAAAATGAAAGATATTATTAAAAAAAGAGGATATATTGATGTAAAAGTATTTAAAGAAGAGATGCCAATGAGTAGAAAATATATTATTGCATATTTAGATTATTTAGACAATTTAGGAGACATTATTAAAAAAGATAATAAAAGATATTTAAAAACTTAA
- the yedF gene encoding sulfurtransferase-like selenium metabolism protein YedF, which produces MKIDCRGLACPEPVIKTKRALDEINEGVIEVIVDNIASKENVKRFAENQGYSVDVKEDNGISILTIVKGYECKIVEDNSNNLLNKTLLFKDDKVGEGELGKKLLRGFLKTLLDFDKLPKTIIFINRGVFVTTKEEFSDVQEILKELNKKGVEIYSCGLCMEHFGINPKELKVGEIGNAFGTMDALLNSENTITF; this is translated from the coding sequence ATGAAAATAGATTGTAGGGGACTTGCATGTCCAGAGCCTGTAATTAAAACAAAAAGAGCATTAGATGAAATTAATGAAGGTGTAATTGAAGTAATTGTAGATAATATTGCTTCAAAAGAGAATGTAAAAAGATTTGCTGAAAATCAAGGATATAGTGTTGATGTAAAAGAAGACAATGGCATTTCAATTCTTACAATAGTAAAAGGTTATGAGTGTAAAATTGTAGAAGATAATAGTAATAATTTATTAAACAAAACTCTTTTATTTAAAGATGACAAAGTAGGAGAAGGAGAACTTGGAAAAAAACTTCTTAGAGGTTTTTTAAAAACTTTACTCGATTTTGATAAGTTACCAAAAACAATTATTTTTATAAATAGAGGTGTTTTTGTAACAACAAAAGAAGAATTTTCTGATGTCCAAGAAATATTAAAAGAACTTAATAAAAAAGGTGTAGAAATATACTCTTGCGGTCTTTGTATGGAACATTTTGGAATAAATCCAAAAGAGTTAAAAGTTGGGGAAATTGGAAATGCCTTTGGGACTATGGATGCTTTACTTAATTCAGAAAATACAATTACTTTTTAA
- a CDS encoding transglutaminase-like domain-containing protein encodes MKRRDFLKTSAVLGLVSTMPISLSANENNATRRFNVKYMFNIKYYEKEYPARLWNPMPYNAEYQHVRYLNFDGNYNDYDLNTNNEYDANTFYAEWKKSDMPKIVLMEMIIETKYRTIPIDKIEYFSKQNLPIPKNVKKYLEPTAHIPTGGIIKQLADRITQGKKDRFEKVKAIYYWCVSHTFRDPKVIGCGKGDVNKMVKKQDVEDIYKNGWFGGKCTDLSSLFTALTRAAGVPAREVFGIRLGKSYFSKALGKSNDKGFANITTWQHCRAEYYIPGAGWIPTDPADITKLMLVENLKFDHPKVQKLVKKYLNSWEMNWVGFNHARDFVLYPKPTQYPLNMFGYPYAEVNDEVLNYYVPKSFEYKITSQEL; translated from the coding sequence ATGAAAAGAAGAGATTTTTTAAAAACAAGTGCAGTTTTAGGCTTAGTTTCAACAATGCCGATTAGTTTAAGTGCAAATGAAAATAATGCTACAAGAAGATTTAATGTTAAATATATGTTTAATATTAAATATTATGAAAAAGAATATCCTGCAAGACTTTGGAATCCAATGCCATATAATGCAGAATATCAGCATGTAAGATATTTAAATTTTGATGGTAATTATAATGATTATGATTTAAATACTAATAATGAATATGACGCAAATACTTTTTATGCAGAATGGAAAAAATCTGATATGCCAAAAATTGTATTAATGGAAATGATAATTGAAACAAAATATAGAACAATACCAATTGATAAAATTGAATACTTCTCAAAACAAAACTTACCTATTCCAAAAAATGTAAAAAAATATCTTGAACCTACTGCTCATATACCAACAGGAGGAATAATTAAACAACTTGCAGATAGAATAACTCAAGGGAAAAAAGATAGATTTGAAAAAGTAAAAGCAATTTATTATTGGTGTGTATCACATACATTTAGAGACCCAAAAGTTATAGGATGTGGTAAAGGTGATGTTAATAAAATGGTAAAAAAACAAGATGTAGAAGATATTTATAAAAATGGATGGTTTGGTGGTAAATGTACAGATTTAAGTTCACTATTTACAGCTTTAACTCGCGCAGCAGGAGTACCTGCAAGAGAAGTATTTGGTATTAGACTTGGAAAAAGTTATTTTTCTAAAGCTCTTGGAAAAAGTAATGACAAAGGATTTGCAAATATTACCACTTGGCAACATTGTAGGGCTGAGTATTATATTCCAGGAGCTGGATGGATACCAACAGACCCAGCTGATATTACAAAATTAATGCTTGTTGAAAATCTAAAATTTGACCATCCAAAAGTACAAAAATTAGTAAAAAAATATCTAAATTCTTGGGAAATGAACTGGGTTGGATTTAATCACGCAAGAGATTTTGTGCTTTACCCAAAACCAACTCAATATCCACTTAATATGTTTGGATATCCATATGCTGAGGTTAATGATGAAGTATTAAATTATTATGTACCAAAATCTTTTGAATACAAAATTACTTCGCAAGAGTTATAA
- a CDS encoding mercuric transporter MerT family protein: protein MVKKIDCRNLACPEPVLKTKEALEEMEEGILEVKLNSFSSIQNVKRFAKNQGLYISEKKDGKDTIISIVKGYECEIPYKQTNESKSFWTLIIGAVITAFLASTCCLGPLLFLIFGISVGSLSFLHIFAPYHIYFSIAAVLIILYLWGNWFFKLRKKPVCEGSICKNYVKYLTIGTIFVAILVTYPYWAQYILIGE, encoded by the coding sequence ATGGTTAAAAAAATTGATTGTAGAAATTTAGCCTGTCCTGAGCCTGTATTGAAAACAAAAGAGGCATTAGAAGAGATGGAAGAAGGAATTTTAGAAGTTAAGCTTAATTCCTTCTCTTCTATTCAAAATGTTAAAAGATTTGCTAAGAACCAAGGATTGTATATATCAGAAAAAAAAGATGGAAAAGATACGATAATATCAATTGTTAAAGGTTATGAATGTGAAATACCTTATAAGCAAACGAATGAATCAAAATCATTTTGGACTTTGATTATTGGAGCGGTTATAACAGCTTTTTTAGCAAGTACGTGTTGTTTAGGACCTCTTTTATTCTTAATTTTTGGAATAAGTGTTGGTAGTCTTTCTTTTTTACATATATTTGCACCATATCATATATACTTTTCAATCGCAGCAGTATTAATTATTTTGTATTTATGGGGCAATTGGTTTTTTAAATTAAGAAAAAAACCTGTTTGTGAGGGAAGTATTTGTAAAAACTATGTAAAATACCTAACAATTGGTACTATATTTGTAGCAATTTTAGTTACTTATCCTTATTGGGCTCAATATATTTTAATAGGAGAATAA
- a CDS encoding heavy-metal-associated domain-containing protein, with protein MKKLILLIPFLLFATKEAIIDVKGMTCPLCTTAVKRSLKMTPGVKNAKVFLNTHTAYVIFDEKKVNTEKLIQAIRNVGYDGKIIKIKEVK; from the coding sequence ATGAAAAAATTAATTTTATTAATTCCTTTTTTATTATTTGCAACAAAAGAAGCAATAATTGATGTTAAAGGAATGACTTGTCCTTTATGTACTACTGCAGTAAAAAGAAGTTTAAAAATGACTCCGGGCGTAAAAAACGCAAAAGTATTTTTAAATACACATACTGCTTATGTTATTTTTGATGAAAAAAAAGTAAATACAGAAAAACTTATTCAAGCTATAAGAAATGTTGGATATGATGGAAAAATAATCAAAATAAAGGAGGTTAAATGA
- a CDS encoding DsrE/DsrF/TusD sulfur relay family protein: MKFLFIFNHQPYDGSDLTWNGLRLAKNLHNRGHDGRIFLISDSVDLARDCVKKPENYDNDLVAMLKEMYNNGVKLKVCGTCQARCGIYKNEPYFDEKIKATMNDLANWCEEADKIITF; the protein is encoded by the coding sequence ATGAAATTTTTATTTATTTTTAATCATCAGCCATATGATGGAAGCGATCTTACATGGAACGGTTTAAGACTTGCAAAAAATTTACATAATAGAGGACATGATGGTAGAATTTTTTTAATAAGTGATAGTGTGGATTTAGCAAGAGATTGTGTTAAAAAACCAGAAAACTACGATAATGATTTAGTTGCAATGTTAAAAGAGATGTATAATAATGGAGTTAAATTAAAAGTATGTGGTACTTGCCAAGCAAGATGTGGTATTTATAAAAATGAACCATATTTTGATGAGAAAATTAAAGCTACAATGAATGATTTAGCTAATTGGTGTGAAGAAGCAGATAAAATTATTACATTTTAA
- the selD gene encoding selenide, water dikinase SelD — translation MNLKPKLTKYVKAAGUAGKLAPEELKQTTINLNSKDKNLIVGFDGNEDAAVYELTDDIAIVQTIDFITPVIDDPYIYGQIAAANSLSDVFAMGGDVKTALNLVGFDSCHHTNEVLQEILAGGESKIKECGGVLVGGHTIETPEMIYGLSVTGIIHPQKIIRNNTIKTGDLITLTKPLGMGILTTAIKADLVSLDLMQKVADILRELNYKASLIAREVGVNAMTDVTGFGLLGHLYEMSSNKKTIEIEFQKVPFLKEAIEFASMGIIPAGSYNNKLFVEKYVEIKNKLSFEEEMILFDAQTSGGLLISIEENKANNLLSKLHNEGINASIIGEVKKLNEKPIIVK, via the coding sequence ATGAATCTAAAACCAAAACTTACTAAATATGTAAAAGCTGCTGGTTGAGCAGGAAAATTGGCTCCGGAGGAGCTAAAACAAACAACTATAAATTTAAATAGTAAAGATAAAAATTTAATAGTAGGATTTGATGGAAATGAAGATGCTGCTGTTTATGAACTAACAGATGATATTGCAATAGTCCAGACAATAGATTTCATAACTCCTGTAATTGATGACCCATATATTTACGGACAAATCGCAGCTGCAAATTCATTAAGTGATGTGTTTGCTATGGGAGGGGATGTTAAAACAGCTTTAAATTTAGTAGGTTTTGATAGTTGCCATCATACAAATGAAGTCTTACAAGAAATATTGGCTGGGGGAGAGAGCAAAATAAAAGAATGTGGAGGTGTTTTAGTTGGAGGACATACAATTGAAACACCTGAAATGATTTATGGATTAAGCGTTACAGGAATTATTCATCCTCAAAAAATAATAAGAAACAATACTATAAAAACAGGAGATTTAATAACTTTAACTAAACCTCTTGGAATGGGAATTTTAACAACAGCAATTAAAGCAGATTTAGTAAGTTTAGATTTAATGCAAAAAGTAGCTGATATTTTAAGAGAACTTAATTACAAAGCAAGTTTAATTGCAAGAGAAGTTGGTGTTAATGCAATGACTGATGTAACTGGCTTTGGACTTTTAGGGCATTTATATGAAATGAGTAGTAATAAAAAAACTATTGAAATAGAATTTCAAAAAGTTCCTTTTTTAAAAGAAGCAATTGAGTTTGCTTCAATGGGAATAATTCCAGCTGGAAGTTATAATAATAAACTATTTGTTGAAAAATATGTAGAAATTAAAAATAAACTCTCTTTTGAAGAAGAGATGATTTTATTTGATGCTCAAACAAGTGGAGGACTTTTAATCAGTATAGAAGAAAATAAAGCAAATAATTTACTTAGTAAATTACACAATGAAGGAATAAATGCTTCAATTATAGGAGAAGTAAAAAAATTAAATGAAAAACCTATAATAGTAAAGTAA